The DNA window GCCTTCTTTCGGGGCGGATCGAAGAAAGGAAGTGCCGTTACCCGAGCGTGCGCCCGGCGACGATGGTGTTCGACGGTCACTTCCATCTCGACCCGCGTCTCAGGCGCGGCATGGGCGGCCTGGAGGTGCGCCAGAGCTAGATATTTCTTGAGCAGCGGCGACCAGCAGCCGCTCGAGGCGTAGCCGATCTGTCGCCCGTCGCGATAGACCGGTACGCTGGCCCGCCACGCGACCGAGGGCAACGCGGGCGGAAGACCAACCGACGCGTACAGCGCCTCCAGCGACTCCCACTCGACTTCGATTCCGACGAAGCGCCAGGCCGCACCGCGGACCCGCTCGGTCGCCAGCGCCCGCCGACCGTTGAACGGGCCTTTCTCGAAGCTCACAGTCCAATCGAGCGACAACTCGAACGGGGTCGACTTCTGAGGCTCGATCAAGGCCCGCTCGGCCGAGTGATAGTCGACGTCGAGCATGACGAGCCCAGCTTCGATCCGGGCCGTATCGAGCGCCCAGATGCCCGCAGGGGTGATCCCGAACGCAAATCCCTCCGCCATCAGCGCGTCCCAGACTGCCAGCGCACCGTGCGCAGGTACCCACAGCTCGTATCCGAGGTCGCCGGTGTATCCCGTCCGCGACAGGTCGACAGGAACCCCGGCAATCCGACGGGAGGTCGTCCGAAAGTACCGCAGGTCGTCGATCGGGCGATCCGCCACCCGGTTGAGGATGTCCCGCGAGAGCGGTCCCTGCAACGCCAGCGCACCGACCTGATCCGACAGGTCGGCGATGTCGACCTGCATCCCGAATGCGTTCCGATGCAACCACCGGAGGCTTGGCTCGGCCGAGGTCAGCCGGTAGGTCTCGTCGTCCAGCCGACTCACGGTTCCGTCATCGACCACTTTGCCCCGAGCATCGCACCAGGTCGTATACATCACCTGACCGACGGCGGCAGACGCCACCTGGCGCGTTACCATCCGATCGAGCAGCCGGCCGGCATCGCGACCCTGGATCAGGTACTTGTGAAGCGGAGAAACGTCAAAAAGGGCCGCGGCGTTGCGCACGGCCGCATACTCCCGATCAGGGGCCATGTCGTAGGCGCTTGCTACGGCGTGCCCCGCCCAGCGCCGCCATGCCTGGCCGGTAACGAGCGGTGCCGTCCGCTCGTGAAACGGAGTCGTCTTGAGCATCGGGATTCCCTGGCCGCGGATCGTGCGTAAGGACGATGGTCGTCGCAAGATACAGCCGCAAAGAACCCCTCGACAGATCGCCGCTCGACCCCCTTGTTCGGATTATCTACGGTGGACATCGGGCCGTGTCGGGGCTAAATATTCCTGCTATGTTGAAACGGCTCTCCCTCGCCACAATGGCGCTGCTGCTGACCTTGACCCTCCCGGTCCAGGCCCAGACAGCCAAGCCATTTGCCGAGTTGAGCCGAACCCTCCTGGCCGGGCGTGACTCGCTGGTCAAGGTGACCCGGGATCAGGTCGGACTTCGCTACCGCCTCGGCGCCAAAGAGCCTGGCAAGGCGTTCGACTGCAGCGCGCTGGTCCAGTGGGTCGCGGGTCTGTTCGGACGAGACCTCCCGCGGACAGCAGCCCAGCAAGCCAACGTCGGCATTGCCATCCCGAAGGATCCTGACCAGCTCCTCCCCGGCGATCTCCTCTTCTTCGGACGGGGTCGCGCGGTCGACCACATCGGCATTTACGTCGGCGACGGGGTGTACGTCCATGCGGCCAACCGCCGTAAGGGCGTCATCGAAACCGAGTTGGCCCGCACCAAGAGCACCTACTGGAAGGGTGTCCGCCGGATCTTCATCGAAGCCGACAGCGCCTTGCACTTCACGCCCAACATCGTGGCGACACCCTCCGGCGACTGACCCTCCGCAGGACCCGTTCGACCCTACCAGTACTGCCACTGCCCAGCCAGCAATACCCAGCCGGACAGACACGCATTAGTCACGGCGTGACACCAGATCAGGTCGCCCAGACTCCGCGTCTTGAGCATCCACCAGTTGTAGACGATCCCGGCCGCCATTCCAACATCCCAGAACGGGCCATGTTCCATCCCGAACAGGATCACGGTAGCCACGAACGAGAAGGTCGTGAACGCGCCGAGCGGACGCCGCCGGAAGTCGTCCGAAGCGTCGATCCAGCGGGGCAACCATCCGCGCCAGAAGAGTTCTTCGACGATCGGCACGATCAGCGCGGCCCGAAGAAAACGCAGCAGGATCACGAGGAGGTCGGTTCGCGCCTCGATCGCCATCGAGCTCTCCACCCGTCCGGTAATCCCGTTTTGGAACAGCACGCTCTCCCGATAGCCAGGCATGAGTTGATCGGGCAGGATCCACAGCACGAACACCCCGATGCCAACCAGCACCGTGGCAATCGGACGTTCCATCCGGAAGCTGAGCACCGGCCGGGCCACCAGGAGAATGACGCCCAGGAGCACTGCGGTCCGGATGATCGCTTCGACCCGCGGCGACACCGGCAGCGCCGGTCCAACGGCGAGCCAGAGCATGAAAACGGCAAACGGCAGGATGTACCGCAGTGACGGATACCGTTCCAACACGCTCAGAAGCACCTCCATTCTGAAAACAGGTCGGCGAGGCGAACCGAAGCCCGCCCCGCCGACCGTAACCCCCGACCAGTTAGAAAGTGTACGAGATCTTGGAGGTCACGAGCCGTCCCAGCGTCGGCACGCCGACGAAGGTCGCGTAGCCCTTATTGAAGACGTTGTTGATCCCGACAGCGATCAGCATGTTCCTCTTGGAAAACCGCGGACGGATGCTGCCCTGGAGGTCGAGCAGCGCGTACGAATCGGTTGGCTCGAAGCTGCCGTCCGACCGCTGCGGACTGACGTACACGCCTGAGTTGACCGGGAATCCCTTGGTGTACCGACCCCGAGCCTCGACCGCCCATCCCGCCGGATCATTCCGGTACCTGAGCGTCGCGGTGCCCCGATTCTTCGAGCCGTTGAGCGCAATCGGCGTCGGGCCACCGACTTCCTCCGCCGTGAAGAAGTCCTTGTTGACCACCGACCAGGTCGCCGCCATCGACCAGCGGTCATCGGCGATGTAGTCGAACGCCATGTCCGCGCCGAAGAGATCCACCTCGCCGAAGTTCCGGTAGGTCAGGAAGATGTCCGGACGGTTGGTAAGCGCCGAGTTATTCGGCACCACGGTACCGAGGGGAATACCCTGGGTGCCCGTAGCGCCTGTGGTGCCCGAGATACCCGCCATGGCGGTGCCGAGCTGCGCTGCGGCCTGCGCTGCGGCCTGCGCGCCCAGCGTCGGCGTGAACGCCGCGGTCAAGTACCCGATCAGCGACGTCCGGTCAAAGAACACATTGGGCGACTCGACGATCAGCGGCCCGACGAAGTTTTCGCGGCGCTCGTAGTAGAAGTCGACGGCCAGCCGTGCCTTGTTGCCGATGTTCCCTTTATAGCCGACTTCGAACGTGTTGCTGATGCTCGGCTTGAGGGTCTCGATATCCTGAACCTGGGCCGGATCGATATCGAGGAAGGTGGCGGTCGTGGTGTTGAGCCGCCGAAGCTGCGTGCCGACCTGGGTCGTCGGGGCCGGCACCGCGGCCAGGAGCTGACGCAGCTGGGCAGGAACAGCCGCGTTCTGTGAAATTACCGCCACCGCCAATGGCCAGAGCGCCGCGGCATTGGCCGGCAGAATCTGGGTGGGGCTCCCCGGCAGCGGAATGGCCCGCATACAGAGGCTGCTGAGCCCGCCAGCGCACCCGCCCCCGGCCCGGAACTGGAAGCCACCCTGTGGCACCCCCAGAGCACGAACCGTGTACGGCCCGGCGGCGCCGCCCGCGATGTCCAGGAACAGGTTGTTGTTGCTCGGCGTCGAGAACGCGCGGTTGTAGGTGAGTCGGACGTTGTTGGTCTCGTTCGGCTTGAGTACCAGCGCCACCCGCGGCGACCAGACCGCATCATCCAGTCGACTGTGCTTGTCGACCCGGAGCGCCGCCACGACGTCGACCCGCGGGCTCAGGTGCGTCACACTGTGCAGGTAGCCGCCCACCTCCTTGATGTCGTCGTCAGCCTCGTTGGCCCCGTTGATGGTGCCGCCGGTGCGCGCGTCCGTGAAGATATAGTCGACGCCGTAAATGAAGGTCTGCCGCGAGCCCAGACTGTAGCCGTGCTGGATCTGCGCAGCCATGGTGCGCGAGCTGTCGAGAATCTGCTGACCATCCCGCAGGAGGAAGGTGCCACCGGAGTTGCTGAAGTTTCCGTAGACCTGCGCGAAAAGGTCCTTGTGACGGAACCGCGTCTGCAAGCTCTGATAGCGCCAGTCGCGCGCCTGGCCGGCGCCAAGCCCGGTGAGCTCGATCAGGTTGACGGCCTCGCTGTGTCCGTAGCTGGTGATCCACTCCGTGTTCTCATCCGGCCGCACATCGAAGCGGAACTCGCCGTTCCATTTCCGGATATCGAAATTCCGGCACCCCGTCGCCGTCCGGGTACAGCTGATCTTGGTGTTATCATCCCTCGACCGGGTCCGCAGCGTGTCGCCCGGATCAGCGTAGCGCCAGTCGCTGCCGGTCAGGTACTCACCCGACACCTTGAAGCCCGCCTTGGCCGAGAGCCTCGTCGCGTGCCGGAATCCGAACCGGAGCAAGCCCCCGCCGTTGTCAGAGGCGTTGGTGCCCTCCGCCCACTTGGAACTCGAGCGGAAGCCGCTCTCGAGCGAAACCGTCGTGCCCGCCGACGTGATCGGCGATTTGGTAATGATGTTGAGCACGCCACTCGTCACATTCGGACCGTAGAGGGCCGCCCCTGGTCCGAGCACGAACTCGATCTGCTCGATATCCTCGTTCGTATTCGGGAAGAACCCGGCCACATTGACCTTGAGCGACGGAACCGCCGCCATCCGATTGTCGATCAGCGTCAGCAGCGAGCCGGAAAACGTATTGTTGAAGCCGCGGGACACGATGTTGGACTGCACCAGGCCACCCTCGGAGTACGAGATGCCCGGGGCAGCCTTGAGGTGATCGAGTACCGTGAGGGCTGGACGCTCCTGGACCTGAACCGCCGGGATCACAGTCACGCTGGCCGGAGCGTCGGTCAGCTTTTCCGGCACCTTGGACACCGAGGTAACCATCACCTCTGAGAGGTTGTAAACCTGGCTCGAAAGGGCGAAGTCCACGGTGACGGTACCGCCCGCCGCAACCACGACCCCTCGCACCTGCCGAGGCGAGTACGGAATCATCGTGGCCAGTACTGCATAGGTGCCGGCCACGAGGCCGTCGATCCGATAGACACCATTGGCACCCGTCGACGCCTGGCCGACGTTTCGACCCGAAACATCACGAACCTGAATCTGGGCTGCGACGAGGCCATCACCCCTGGTGCTGTCCGACACTCGGCCAGTTATCGAGCCCGTTTGGGCCGACAGGGCGCTCGAGCCCGCGACCAGAGACACCACCAGCAACCACATACAGGAGCGGGTCATAGGGAAACCTCAGTGAAAGCGGGACTGACCGGACCAAGCATCACCTGAAACGACAAACCCTTGTCCTTCAAGAAGATCGGAATCACCCGGGGGGGGGTGTCAAGGCGACGCACCCGACCGGGTGTGTGCAAGGGTCGGCCACTCAGGCGTCCCTTTGCTTTGACCATCGACTAAAGCATGTTTCCCGGTTCGCGTCAGGCGGGATCGTCCCGCCGGTTATCCCAGGAGGGGATTATATGAAGCGCAGTCTCGTAGCCCTAGTCGCAGTGACCGGTCTTGTCGCGTGCAACGCGGGTCCGAGAGGGCAGCTGGTGCAGTCGATTCCGTCGGATTCGACCGAGTTCTTCCGGACTCAGGTGCAACAGATGACCACCCTGTCGGCAACCAAGGACAGCCTGTTCCGCGACCTCGCGGAAACGACCAAGCTGCTCGCCGACATCAACACCGAACTTGCCACCGTCCGGACCGGCAATCGGGCTGTCGAGCCCGTCGTGTCGCCCGAAAGCCAGCTGGCTGCTTCGCCCAGCGACCGGGCCCTGGTGCTCAAGAAGGTCAAGGATCTTACCGCCCGCGTCAAGAACAGCGAAAGCCGGCTGGCCACCAGCCAGCGTCGGATCCGGGCCCTGACCGCCGAGTCCGACAGCTTCCGCGTCGTGCTGGCCGACTTCCAGACCACCATTGACGGCCTCAACTCGATGGTCGACAATCAGAAGAGCACCATCGCCAACCTCGAGTCCGAGCTCAACACCAGCCGGGCCCAGGTCGTCGCGCTCACCGAGGAAAAGACGGTCCTGCAGGACACCGTCTCCGCCATGACCACGCGCGAGAACACCGTCTACTACGTCATCGGCACCAAGCAGGAACTCAAGGACCGCGGCATCATCAAAGAGGTCGGCGGCACCCGCTTCCTCCTGGTCACCCGCACCGGCGAGACCCTGAAGCCGGCGGACAACCTCGACCCGTCGATGTTCACGGCCATCGACCGGCGCCAGACGTCCGAGATTCCGCTGCCGCGCCCGGACAAGCAGTACCGGGTGGTGACGAATCAGAACATTGCCTACGCCAACGTCAGTCAGGACAATAACGGCCGAGTGCGCGGGACACTGCAGATCTCGAACCCCGAGCAGTTCTGGACCAACTCGAAATTCCTGATCCTGGTCGAGAACTAACGCGGGTACCAAGCCGCTGAACGTTCGAGAGGGGCAGCCAACCGGTTGCCCCTCTCGTTGTTCCCACCCGCCTCGTGACCAGGCTGCTTGCTGCCGCCCCCTGCTGAACCTTAAGTTGGCAGCACCAGCGCGTTCCCCGGTCACCAGGTTCCATGCCCCCTTCTCCACTTCCTCTCGTCGTCCTGACACCGATCCGAAACGAGGGGTGGATTCTCGACCGGTTTCTTGCCGTAACCACCCGACTGGCCGACCAGGTCATCCTCGCCGACCAGGGATCGACCGACGAGAGTCGCACTATTGCCGCACGGTATCCGAACGTCACGGTCATTGCCAACCCGGATACCGGGTTCAGCGAAGCCACCCGGCAGGGGCTCCTGATCGACGAGGCGCGCCGCCTCGTTCCAGGTCCCAAGGTCCTGCTGGCGCTCGATGCGGACGAGATCATCGCCGCCGATGCGCCCACCTCGCTCGGCTGGCAGACCATGCGGCACGCCGCGCCGGGGACCGTCCTCTGCTTCGAGCTGATCGATCTGCTGCTGACGCCTGATCGCTGCATGCGCCACGATCGCTGGCGGCCGTTCGGCTACGTCGACGACGGCGCGCCGCACCAGGGACGACTGATCCACAGCGGTCGAATCCCCCTGCCGGCAGGTGCGCCGCGGCTCAAACTCAACAGCATCAAGCTGCTCCATTACGCCCCGCTTCGCACCACCGCCATGGCGTCGAAGCTGCGCTGGTACAGCGTAATGGAGAACGTCCTGGGCAGCTGTCCCCCGGTGTTCAAGCGCCGGCTGCGCTACCTCAACCATGTCGACTTTACCTGGGAAGGTCGGATCGAGGCCTCCCAGGCAGGCTGGTTCGACCGCTGGGAAGTCGACGGTATCGACATGCAGACGGTCGACGACCCGGAGTATCACTGGTACGATGTCGAGGTGTTGCGCGCCTTTCAGACGCATGGGTCCCGAAAATTCTGGCTCGACGACATCTGGCGCTTCGACTGGGAACCGGTTCGCCAGTGGGCCATTGCCCAGGGCTTCGCCGGAATCCCCTCAGGGCCAGTACGCCCCGCACCGGACTGGCTGGTCTGGGTCATGCGGGTCCTGAGCTGGGCCCATCGCCATCAGGTCTGGATTCGCCAGCGGCTTTCCGGGCGCCGGAGCCGCCGTCTGGCTTGACCACAAGGTTCCTCACTGCCAGCGTGGAGACCGACAGCAACGCGATGCGGTGGCGGCTCCCTGGTTGACGGAAAGGCGACAGCCTTTGCGGAGCAGGCGGCCGAGATGGCGTCTGCTACCTCCGAGCTGACGGCGCGCAACAACCATCGACCGCCTTTACGTCCGCAATGCCGACATCCCGGACATGGCATCAGCGCAATCTTCCAGGACATCAACGACCGCAGAGCGCACGGGCAGAACGAGCGGGTGTCGAGGCATTTCATCGAGCCTCGACCTCCTGGTATCGCCTGCTGAAAACGCTCACGTCGTCAGGCGGATCCACCTGACGACGTGAGCGCAGCAGAAGCAGGACAGGATGCAGCGAATACGGCAGCGATCCCCAGCTACCATGCGATGCCGTAATCCTCGCCGTCGTGGCTGGAACCGCCCCAAAAACTGCCGTGCTTCCAGTCGAAGAAGATCGCGTTGATGGGACCCGAGGTGCGCGGCGCGAAGTTCAGGTTGTACCCCATCTTCTGCAGGTCCGCCCGCACCCAACCGGGCACCGCATCATTCAGCGTGATCCGGCCCGGCCGCGACTCATGCGAACCGAACGAGCTCCGCATCTGGTAGCTCGCAATGTTGGCCGCCTCAGCTGCCTGCTGCACGTTCATTCCGAACTCGACCATGTTGAGGAAGAACTGAAGCAGGTTCTGATCCTGGGTGTCGCCCCCCTGCACCGCGAATGAGACGAAGGGACGCCCCTCCTTGAGCGCCAGGGTGGGCGTGAGGGTGACCCGCGGGCGACGACCCGGCTCGATCACATTGAAGGGGCTCTCCTCCGGATCGAACACGAAGCTCTGAGCCCGCTGACTCAGCCCAATACCCGTCTTCCCGGCAATGACCGCCGGAATCCAGCCGCCGCTCGGCGTAATCGAGACGACCCAGCCCTTCGCATCCGCAGCCTGGATCGACGTCGTTCCGGCCCGGAAGGCCTCATCGTACGTCATCTGAGCCAGCCCGCTCGAGCCACTCTGGTCCGTGCTGGCCGGCGGCGTCTTGGGCTTGGGAGGCCACCGGGAAAGAATCGAGGTGAACGGGTTGCTGCCCCCCTGGAAGGGATAGGGGTCGCCCGGCTTGATGGTCGAGTCGTTCCGCTCCCAGTTGATGGTGCCGAAGCGCTGCTTGGCGTAGTCCTTCGAGAGCAGCCCCTTGATCGGCGGGCGCGGGTCGAACGACGGATCGCCGTAGTAGAAATCCCGATCCGCGAACGCCAGGCTCATCGCCTGATAGATGGTGTGGATGTACCGCGTCGAGTTATACCCCATCGACTTGACGTCGACGTTCTCGAGAATATTGAGCGCCTGGAGCAGGGCCGGCCCTTGCTGCCACTCCTGCA is part of the Gemmatimonadales bacterium genome and encodes:
- a CDS encoding aminomethyltransferase family protein, whose protein sequence is MLKTTPFHERTAPLVTGQAWRRWAGHAVASAYDMAPDREYAAVRNAAALFDVSPLHKYLIQGRDAGRLLDRMVTRQVASAAVGQVMYTTWCDARGKVVDDGTVSRLDDETYRLTSAEPSLRWLHRNAFGMQVDIADLSDQVGALALQGPLSRDILNRVADRPIDDLRYFRTTSRRIAGVPVDLSRTGYTGDLGYELWVPAHGALAVWDALMAEGFAFGITPAGIWALDTARIEAGLVMLDVDYHSAERALIEPQKSTPFELSLDWTVSFEKGPFNGRRALATERVRGAAWRFVGIEVEWESLEALYASVGLPPALPSVAWRASVPVYRDGRQIGYASSGCWSPLLKKYLALAHLQAAHAAPETRVEMEVTVEHHRRRAHARVTALPFFDPPRKKAVA
- a CDS encoding C40 family peptidase gives rise to the protein MLKRLSLATMALLLTLTLPVQAQTAKPFAELSRTLLAGRDSLVKVTRDQVGLRYRLGAKEPGKAFDCSALVQWVAGLFGRDLPRTAAQQANVGIAIPKDPDQLLPGDLLFFGRGRAVDHIGIYVGDGVYVHAANRRKGVIETELARTKSTYWKGVRRIFIEADSALHFTPNIVATPSGD
- a CDS encoding CAAX prenyl protease-related protein; its protein translation is MEVLLSVLERYPSLRYILPFAVFMLWLAVGPALPVSPRVEAIIRTAVLLGVILLVARPVLSFRMERPIATVLVGIGVFVLWILPDQLMPGYRESVLFQNGITGRVESSMAIEARTDLLVILLRFLRAALIVPIVEELFWRGWLPRWIDASDDFRRRPLGAFTTFSFVATVILFGMEHGPFWDVGMAAGIVYNWWMLKTRSLGDLIWCHAVTNACLSGWVLLAGQWQYW
- a CDS encoding TonB-dependent receptor codes for the protein MTRSCMWLLVVSLVAGSSALSAQTGSITGRVSDSTRGDGLVAAQIQVRDVSGRNVGQASTGANGVYRIDGLVAGTYAVLATMIPYSPRQVRGVVVAAGGTVTVDFALSSQVYNLSEVMVTSVSKVPEKLTDAPASVTVIPAVQVQERPALTVLDHLKAAPGISYSEGGLVQSNIVSRGFNNTFSGSLLTLIDNRMAAVPSLKVNVAGFFPNTNEDIEQIEFVLGPGAALYGPNVTSGVLNIITKSPITSAGTTVSLESGFRSSSKWAEGTNASDNGGGLLRFGFRHATRLSAKAGFKVSGEYLTGSDWRYADPGDTLRTRSRDDNTKISCTRTATGCRNFDIRKWNGEFRFDVRPDENTEWITSYGHSEAVNLIELTGLGAGQARDWRYQSLQTRFRHKDLFAQVYGNFSNSGGTFLLRDGQQILDSSRTMAAQIQHGYSLGSRQTFIYGVDYIFTDARTGGTINGANEADDDIKEVGGYLHSVTHLSPRVDVVAALRVDKHSRLDDAVWSPRVALVLKPNETNNVRLTYNRAFSTPSNNNLFLDIAGGAAGPYTVRALGVPQGGFQFRAGGGCAGGLSSLCMRAIPLPGSPTQILPANAAALWPLAVAVISQNAAVPAQLRQLLAAVPAPTTQVGTQLRRLNTTTATFLDIDPAQVQDIETLKPSISNTFEVGYKGNIGNKARLAVDFYYERRENFVGPLIVESPNVFFDRTSLIGYLTAAFTPTLGAQAAAQAAAQLGTAMAGISGTTGATGTQGIPLGTVVPNNSALTNRPDIFLTYRNFGEVDLFGADMAFDYIADDRWSMAATWSVVNKDFFTAEEVGGPTPIALNGSKNRGTATLRYRNDPAGWAVEARGRYTKGFPVNSGVYVSPQRSDGSFEPTDSYALLDLQGSIRPRFSKRNMLIAVGINNVFNKGYATFVGVPTLGRLVTSKISYTF
- a CDS encoding glycosyltransferase family 2 protein, coding for MPPSPLPLVVLTPIRNEGWILDRFLAVTTRLADQVILADQGSTDESRTIAARYPNVTVIANPDTGFSEATRQGLLIDEARRLVPGPKVLLALDADEIIAADAPTSLGWQTMRHAAPGTVLCFELIDLLLTPDRCMRHDRWRPFGYVDDGAPHQGRLIHSGRIPLPAGAPRLKLNSIKLLHYAPLRTTAMASKLRWYSVMENVLGSCPPVFKRRLRYLNHVDFTWEGRIEASQAGWFDRWEVDGIDMQTVDDPEYHWYDVEVLRAFQTHGSRKFWLDDIWRFDWEPVRQWAIAQGFAGIPSGPVRPAPDWLVWVMRVLSWAHRHQVWIRQRLSGRRSRRLA
- a CDS encoding gamma-glutamyltransferase codes for the protein MSRFARRAAPLALLLALVPLVPASAQRTVKPVLHGRHWVAITGKPLGATAGAMIFQRGGNAVDAACAMLAAVSTMWDVLSWGGETQALIYHPELKKVIGINALGVAPTGATVDFYRSKGHQNYPPEFGPLAAVTPGTPGGIITMLAEYGTMSLKDVLAPAIEMADGYPIEAQTVASIESRTKMLEQWPYSKAVFLINDGKGPNAGQIFRQPDLAATLRKLVEAEQQALKRGRSRKEAIYAAYDRFYKGDIAAEIARSTQEQGGLITTQDLANWKVKIEEPLSVSYKGIDVYKLQEWQQGPALLQALNILENVDVKSMGYNSTRYIHTIYQAMSLAFADRDFYYGDPSFDPRPPIKGLLSKDYAKQRFGTINWERNDSTIKPGDPYPFQGGSNPFTSILSRWPPKPKTPPASTDQSGSSGLAQMTYDEAFRAGTTSIQAADAKGWVVSITPSGGWIPAVIAGKTGIGLSQRAQSFVFDPEESPFNVIEPGRRPRVTLTPTLALKEGRPFVSFAVQGGDTQDQNLLQFFLNMVEFGMNVQQAAEAANIASYQMRSSFGSHESRPGRITLNDAVPGWVRADLQKMGYNLNFAPRTSGPINAIFFDWKHGSFWGGSSHDGEDYGIAW